From Streptomyces sp. NBC_01551:
GTCAGCACCAGCATCAGCGCGGCCAGTCGCGTCCGCTCCGCCCGCTCGGCCACCACCTCAGCCCGACTCCGCGGACCGGCCCTCGCCGGCCATGAACCGCCACACCAGGGCGTGCCCCAGCACCACCAGCAGGATCAGCAGCAGGGCCTCGGCCTGGATCGGGCGCAGGTTCACCACGTCCGCGATCTCGGGCGCCACGCCCACCACCGCGACCAGCGCGTACAGCACGGCCACCGCGATCCGGTGCCATCCCAGGCCGGATCCGCCGCCCTCGGCGCGCTCCCGGGTCAGCAGCCGCAGCGTGGACGCGCACCCGACGACGGCGGCCACGACGAACCCGGTCCGCCAGATCCCGGGCTGCTCGGTGCCACCCACCTGGGCGAACAGGCCCATCAGCGCGGGCAGCAGGAACGACAGGTAGATCCCGCCGACCACCCGCCGCAGGGCGGGTGCGCGCAGCCACTCCGGATGGCTCTGCACCACGTTCCACCAGAGCCCGACCAGGGTGAAGCAGGTGGCGGCGAACAGGGCGTAGAACGTGCTCACATCCATGACGCCCGACAGTGACACGCCGGTCCGGGGTCCTTCGGCAGCGACATGCCGGAGGGCTTATGGTCCGAACGTGAGCGACCTGCTGCTGGTGAGGCACGGCGAGACGGAATGGAGCGCCAACGGGCGCCACACCGGGCTCACCGACGTGCCGCTGACCCCGAACGGCGTAGAAGAGGCCATCTCGCTGGCTCCCTACTTCCAGGACCGGAACCCGGCACTGGTTCTGACCAGCCCGCTGCGCCGGGCCGTGGTCACGGCCCGGCTCGCCGGACTCCCCGGCGGCATCACCGACCCCGACCTGTGCGAGTGGGACTACGGCGGCTACGAGGGCATCACCACCGCGGAGATCCGGCGCACCCGGCCGCACTGGTCCCTGTGGACCGACGGCGTCCCGCCCGGCGACGCCGAGCACCCCGGCGAGAACGCCGCCCAGGTCGGCGCCCGCGCGGACCGGGCCCTGGCGCGGGTGGCGCCGGTGCTGCGCGCGGACGGGGGCGACGCCGTCGTCGTGGCGCACGGGCACTTCCTGCGCGTCCTGACCGCCCGCTACCTGGGGCTGGCGCCCGAGAACGGCCGGCTGTTCCTGCTGCGCACCGGCACGGTCAGCCTGCTGTCCACCGAGCACGGGCTCCCGGTCATCGCGGGCTGGAACACCCACCCCTGAGCCGCCCGGCCGCCCGGAGCACCGTGTCACCACACCGCCGGATCCTGAATCGCGCGCGGCCCCCGGCTGCGTGAGGATGCGTACATGGCCCACGACGGAGCCGGTGGCGGACCGGAGAGCACGATCGCGACGGACCCGGGGCTGAAGGCCAACGCGATCGGGTTCCTCGACGCACTCGTCATCGGCCTGAACTCCACCTCGCCCGCCTATTCGCTGGCCGCCGTCATCGGCCCGAT
This genomic window contains:
- a CDS encoding histidine phosphatase family protein, translated to MSDLLLVRHGETEWSANGRHTGLTDVPLTPNGVEEAISLAPYFQDRNPALVLTSPLRRAVVTARLAGLPGGITDPDLCEWDYGGYEGITTAEIRRTRPHWSLWTDGVPPGDAEHPGENAAQVGARADRALARVAPVLRADGGDAVVVAHGHFLRVLTARYLGLAPENGRLFLLRTGTVSLLSTEHGLPVIAGWNTHP